Part of the Ornithinimicrobium flavum genome, ACCCCGGCTCCGTCTACCACCTGACCAAGTGCCTGGACCAGCAGCTGTTCGCCTACTACGCCAAGAACGACCGCCTACGGATCACCGATCTGCACCAGGGCATCGTCTGGGGGACGCACACCGACCAGACCGCACGGGACGAGCGGCTGGTCAACCGCTTCGACTACGACGGTGACTACGGCACGGTCCTCAACCGCTTCCTCATGCAGGCCGCCGTCGGCTACCCCCTCACCGTGCACGGCACCGGCGGGCAGACCCGGGCCTTCATCCACATCCGCGACATGGTCCGCTGCGTCCAGATCGCCCTGGAGAACCCTCCGGCCCGCGGCGACAAGGTCAAGATCTTCAACCAGATGACGCAGACCCACCGGGTCCGCGACCTGGCCGAGCTGGTCGCCGGCCTGTCGGGCGCGACCGTGGAGATGGTCCCGAACCCGCGCCACGAGGCGGCGGAGAACGACCTGCACGTGCGCAACGACACCTTCCTCGACCTCGGTCTGGAGCCGACCTTCCTCGAGGAGGGCCTGCTCCTGGAGGTCGAGGAGGTCGCCCGTCGCTACGCCCACCGGGCGGACCTCGAGAAGATCCCCTGCACCTCCGTGTGGACCGCCGAGCAGCGGCCGGGCGTCCCCTCCCGGCACCCCCAGCCCGTCGCCGGCGGCTGAGCGCCGCCGGGTCGACGGCATACCCGCCGCCCATGCGCATCGCCCTGTTCACCGAGGTCTTCCTGCCCAAGGTCGACGGTGTCGTCACCCGCGTGACCCGCACCCTGGAGCAGCTGGAGCAGCTCGGTCACACCGCGCTCGTCTTCGCGCCCGGCGACCCGCCCGAGCGCTTCGGCGCCCACCAGGTGGTGCGGACCCGGTCCTGGTCCTTCCCCTGGTACCCCGAGATCATGGTCGGCACCCCCACCCCCCGGATCGCCCGGGAGATGCGCGCCTTCCGGCCCGACATCGTGCACGCGGTCAACCCGGTGTGGCTGGCGGCCTACGGCGTCCTGTCCGCGCGCCGGCGCAACCTGCCCCTGCTGGCCAGCTTCCACACCGACGTGCCCTCCTACACGACGGCGATCGGCGGCGGGCTGCAGGTCCTGCGCGCCCCGGTGCAGACGTGGACCACCGCCCTGCACAACCTGGCCGAGGTCAACCTGTGCACCTCCCGGCAGATGGTCGACCGGGCCCGGGAGGTCGGGATCCACGACGTGGACCTGTGGCCCAAGGCCGTCGACACGGTCGGCTACCACCCGCGGCGCCGCTCCCGCGAGATGCGGGAGCGGCTCACCGGCGGTCACCCCGACGCTCCCCTGGCGCTCTACGTGGGCCGGCTGTCGCGGGAGAAGAACCTCGTCCAGCTCCTCGAGCCGCTGCGCCGGCTGCAGGGGTATGGCGTGCGCCTGGCCCTGGTCGGGTCGGGACCGGGGCGCAGCGAGCTGGAGGCGGTGTTCGCCGGGACGCCCACCGTCTTCCCCGGCTACCTCGGTGGTGAGGACCTCGCTGCGGCCTACGCCTCCGCGGACGTCTTCGCCTTCCCGTCGACGACGGAGACCCTGGGCCTGGTGGCGCTGGAGTCGATGGCCTCGGGGGTCCCCGTCGTCGGCGCGGACGCGGGCGGGATCCCCTTCGCCGTCGAGGACGGCCGCACCGGGTTCCTGGTGACCCCCGGGGACGTCGAGGGCTGGACCGACCGGCTGCGGGCCCTGCTGACCGACCCGCAGCTGCGGGCGCGGATGGGAGGGCAGGCCCGGGCCGACGCCGAGGAGCACTCCTGGCAGGCGGCGACGGAGTCGCTCGTGCGGTCCTACGAGGTGGCGCTGGAGCGTCACGCCGGCCGGCGTCCGATGCACCGGGCGCTGCGCGCCCGGGGGTGAGGGCACTCCCCCCGCCCCCCTGACGCAGACCCCTGTCGACCACCCGTCGTCGCGGTGCCGGCGCGTCCTCCCCGGGTGTAGTCTCGTCGCTCCTCCCGCCGCCACCTCCGACGCACCGAGGTCCGCCGTGCCCGCCCCACCTCAGCCGCCCCTCCCCCCGCAGGACGTCCCCGACCCCGCTGCCGAGCTCGCCTCCGAGCAGGCCCACCTGGCGCGCGCCCGCACCGAGCTGGCCCGGATGCGCGAGCACACCCTGTCGCTGGCCGCCGACGGCGGCGACGCGATCGCCGGGGAGGCGCTGGCCCGCGTCCTGTGGCTCCGCGCGAGGGCGCTGCAGGACGACCCCGGCACCACGCTCTTCTTCGGACGCGTCGACCGGGACCCGCGCGGGCTCGGCGCAGGGGCGGGTGCGGTCGCGGGACAGGGCGCGGAGGACCGCCTCTACCTGGGGCGCCGGCACGTGTCGGACGCCGACGGTGACCCGGTCGTCATCGACTGGCGGGCGGAGGTCTCCCGGCCCTTCTACCGCGCCAGCGTCGCCGACCCGATGGGGTTGGTGCGCCGTCGCCGGTTCGGCGTCGAGGGCGGGGAGCTGACCGCCTTCGAGGACGAGTGGCTGTCGGCCCCGGGTGCCGTCGGGGGCGGGCTGGCCGTCGAGGGCCCGGACCGCAGCGGGCCGACCGACCCCGGCGGTCGTCCCACGAGCGCCCTGCTCGCCCGGGAGATCGAGCGCCCCCGCATCGGGCCGATGCGCGACATCGTCGCGACGATCCAGCCGGAGCAGGACGAGATCGTGCGGGCCGACGTCGCCACGACAGTCTGCGTGCAGGGCGCGCCGGGCACCGGGAAGACCGCCGTGGGCCTGCTCCGGGCCGCCTGGCTGCTCTACGCCTTCCGGGACCGGCTCGCCCGCTCCGGCGTCCTCGTCGTCGGACCCAACCGGGCCTTCCTCGAGCACGTCGGCGCGGTCCTGCCCTCGCTGGGGGAGGTGAGCGTGCGCCACACCACGGTCGAGGAGCTCGTGGCGCACGCGCG contains:
- a CDS encoding NAD-dependent epimerase/dehydratase family protein, which encodes MKIAVLGGDGFCGWPASLHLSDLGHDVLVVDNLSRRRIDEELGASSLTPIVSPQERVAAWQEVSGRTITFVELDVAQDYDGLVDLLLAQRPDAVVHFAEQRAAPYSMKSPAHKRYTVDNNVNATHNLLAALVETGLDAHLVHLGTMGVYGYGTAGMKIPEGYLPVQVVTHEGEQVEQEILYPTNPGSVYHLTKCLDQQLFAYYAKNDRLRITDLHQGIVWGTHTDQTARDERLVNRFDYDGDYGTVLNRFLMQAAVGYPLTVHGTGGQTRAFIHIRDMVRCVQIALENPPARGDKVKIFNQMTQTHRVRDLAELVAGLSGATVEMVPNPRHEAAENDLHVRNDTFLDLGLEPTFLEEGLLLEVEEVARRYAHRADLEKIPCTSVWTAEQRPGVPSRHPQPVAGG
- a CDS encoding glycosyltransferase family 4 protein, which codes for MRIALFTEVFLPKVDGVVTRVTRTLEQLEQLGHTALVFAPGDPPERFGAHQVVRTRSWSFPWYPEIMVGTPTPRIAREMRAFRPDIVHAVNPVWLAAYGVLSARRRNLPLLASFHTDVPSYTTAIGGGLQVLRAPVQTWTTALHNLAEVNLCTSRQMVDRAREVGIHDVDLWPKAVDTVGYHPRRRSREMRERLTGGHPDAPLALYVGRLSREKNLVQLLEPLRRLQGYGVRLALVGSGPGRSELEAVFAGTPTVFPGYLGGEDLAAAYASADVFAFPSTTETLGLVALESMASGVPVVGADAGGIPFAVEDGRTGFLVTPGDVEGWTDRLRALLTDPQLRARMGGQARADAEEHSWQAATESLVRSYEVALERHAGRRPMHRALRARG